One Cotesia glomerata isolate CgM1 linkage group LG8, MPM_Cglom_v2.3, whole genome shotgun sequence genomic window carries:
- the LOC123270260 gene encoding vesicular glutamate transporter 1: MALLKRINERIPKRAVLGVLMFLACMFSYVIRTNLSIVIVAMVNAKKGRKGPFCSNLLSNSTQTVIPDIDEKYTWSQQVQGAILSSYFVGPLLSSVPSGMLAEKFGGARVAGYATLIPALLNLLMPVAAGWHYSVVIILRFLMGFSGSAVYPALHAMIARWAPPTEKGMFVWTMQGGPFGAFVTFTLCSLIISSLGWHAAYYITSGLMLLFWVFWVWLAYDTPDVHPTITDEEKTYIKEQIGTSVSKQKVALPIVAMASSPPFLVLLWAHFANMWGIYFLSTNGPKYTLEILGLDMVSGGFLTGLPYIARLGAGALFAAVGDAIRKRNILSVLWIRKSFMIFSHVGPGVALLIMTYVECNAIAATSMMILALALNGAACQTSLQNHQDLAPNFAGSLYGIMNVFGSVPGFVIPSVIGALTNHHNGVEEWRWMFWISAIVFFSATVLFWILGSASIQPWNDYNKNIVTANIGEEGNKINEVNGKEAAVQSEDEENERL, translated from the exons ATGGCTTTGCTAAAAAGAATAAATG AACGAATACCCAAAAGAGCAGTTTTAGGAGTCTTAATGTTTTTAGCATGCATGTTTTCATATGTCATTCGTacaaatttatcaattgtaatTGTTGCGATGGTAAATGCTAAGAAAGGTCGGAAAGGTCCATTCTGCAGTAATTTACTGTCTAACTCAACACAAACAGTTATACCTGAT aTTGATGAGAAATATACTTGGAGTCAACAAGTTCAAGGAGCGATTTTATCATCATATTTTGTCGGTCCTTTGTTATCAAGTGTTCCGTCAGGAATGTTAGCTGAAAAGTTCGGCGGTGCCCGAGTTGCTGG ataCGCTACTTTGATACCAGCATTACTAAATCTCTTGATGCCGGTAGCTGCTGGGTGGCATTATTCCGTAGTTATTATATTACGTTTTTTGATGGGTTTCTCTGGG tcAGCAGTATATCCAGCTTTACATGCAATGATAGCGCGGTGGGCTCCTCCAACTGAAAAAGGAATGTTTGTTTGGACCATGCAAG GTGGACCATTTGGAGCCTTCGTAACATTCACTCTCTGCTCTTTGATAATAAGTTCCCTGGGTTGGCACGCAGCATACTACATAACCAGCGGTTTGATGCTACTCTTCTGGGTGTTCTGGGTTTGGCTAGCCTACGACACACCGGACGTCCACCCAACAATAACAGACGAAGAAAAAACCTACATCAAGGAGCAAATAGGAACAAGCGTAAGTAAGCAGAAGGTAGCTTTGCCAATCGTAGCAATGGCATCATCTCCACCATTCTTGGTTTTACTTTGGGCGCATTTCGCGAATATGTGGGGAATTTACTTCCTTTCCACAAACGGTCCAAAATACACCCTGGAAATCTTGGGCCTGGACATGGTATCCGGAGGATTCCTCACGGGGTTGCCTTACATCGCTAGATTGGGCGCTGGCGCTCTATTTGCAGCTGTTGGAGATGCGATAAGAAAACGCAATATTTTATCAGTTCTCTGGATCCGTAAATCGTTCATGATTTTCTCTCACGTTGGTCCAGGTGTTGCACTGCTTATCATGACTTACGTCGAGTGCAATGCCATCGCTGCAACGTCCATGATGATTCTAGCTTTGGCTTTGAATGGAGCCGCTTGTCAGACCAGCTTGCAAAATCACCAAGATCTTGCGCCAAATTTCGCTGGATCGCTCTACGGAATTATGAATGTTTTTGGAAGCGTTCCTGGGTTCGTTATTCCTTCTGTTATTGGTGCGTTGACTAATCATCACAATGGTGTTGAAGAGTGGCGTTGGATGTTCTGGATTTCTGCTATTGTATTCTTCTCCGCTACTGTCTTATTTTGGATCCTTGGCTCTGCTAGTATTCAGCCTTGGAatgattacaataaaaatattgtcacTGCTAATATTGGGGAGGaaggaaataaaattaatgaagttAATGGCAAAGAAGCTGCTGTTCAAAGCGAAGATGAAGAAAATGAACggttgtaa